The Nitrospirota bacterium DNA window CTACTTCTCCATTCTGAAACTGACACTCACTGTAATCATGCAGAATTTTTGGGTTGCCTTTTACATATCCCGGCCATTTCCTCACTCCCTCGTCAAAATATTTTTTTGCGTCGCCGAACTCATTAAGTGATAAAAGGGTCTTGCCTGTTAGAAACACCCTGTCTCTCTCCATCCCCTTTTTGTATTTAAACATGAGCAAATTAAGGTCTGATAATGCCTCGTTGTACGCCCCCTTGTTTATATTTGTTATTGCCAACAGATATTGTCCATTTTCCGCATAGTCCGTTGAGGGATACTCCTTTACTACCCGGTTGAAACTTCCTTCAGCCTCAGCAAACATATGGAGGTCAAGATATGTTTTACCTAACTCAAGAAGCATTTCCGGGATCTTCCCTTTCTCTTTTAAAGGACATGTCCGGATACCGAGTTGAAATGATCTGATCCCGCTCATTAGCATCTTTTCGTCTTTATTCTTATCCTGTATCGCAAACCAGTGGTAAATACTGCCGGTATAAAGTGATGCGATTGAGGCCGCTTCACTTTCCGGATAATTAATCACCAACTGCTCAAATTGTTTTAACGAAGCTTTATAATTACTTTTTTTAAACTCCCTTAAAGCTTCAACGAATTCTTTCTCTCCTGCGCCAGATACACTCTCTGTCCATGTAACGATTAACTTATCAGGAGTTGAAAAAACTGCAGGGGTAGTGTAAAGCACAGAGGCATATGAAGAGCATTCGGATATAATGATAAACAGACTAATGAATAATATTCGCATCAGGAATGGATATAAGCAATACGTATGCCATCATAATACCGCTTAAAAGATTTTGTAACTATATGATTTTACGTGATATTTATAAAACAGGGGGGATAGCGGTACGACGACGTCCTGTCAATTGTTTGACAAAGACCTTTCAACTTGACGTGAACGAGAAAGGTGAAATGGTTATTTCATGCATTAATATGGTAATCCAGTTTCTTCTTCTTTAGCTTTTCAACAAGGGTAGTGCGGTTTAAGGAAAGGAGTTGTGCAGCCCTGTTTTTTACACCCTGTGCCTTTTGCAGGGCCTGCAGGATAAGGTTATTCTCGAACTCTTCAACAACATCTTTCAGATTGACGCCTGTTTCAGGAAGTGTGATATACAAGGCTCCTTCACTATTGATGGTATGGGAAAGAAATTTTTTTGGCAGGTCATCAGGCGATATTGTCCCGTCACTGCTGAGTATAACAAGTCTCTCTACCAGGTTCTCAAGCTCCCTTATATTCCCGGGCCAGGGATAGGTCATTAAGATATCAATAACCTCAGGAGAAAAACCCTTTATCTCTCTTTTTTTGGACTTATTGAAGTGCTTTAAGAAGTGATCCATCAACAGTGGAATATCGTCTATTCGTTCTCTCAGAGGCGGTACTACCACAGGGATTACATTAAGACGGTAATAAAGGTCTTCCCTGAATTTTCCTTCATTGACAGCATTTTCAAGGTCAATATTGGTTGCTGCAATTATTCTGACATCCACCTTAATAGTCCTGACTCCTCCCACCCGCTCAAATTCACGCTGCTGCAAGACCCGAAGAAGTTTAACCTGAAGAGTCGGACTCATGTCCCCGATCTCATCGAGGAATATAGTCCCTCCGTCGGCAAGCTCAAATCTCCCGATACGGGTAGTGCTTGCACCTGTAAAGGCTCCTTTTTCATGCCCAAACAGTTCGCTCTCAAGCAGAGTTTCAGGAATTGCTCCGCAATTTATCGGGATCAATGGTTTATTCTTACGCGGGCTGTTATAGTGAATCGTCCTTGCAACAAGTTCTTTGCCTGTTCCACTCTCACCCAGTATGAGAATCGTACTGTCGGTTTCTGCAACCTTCTCAATGAGAGCGCAAACCTTTTGAATACCTTCACTATTTCCTATCAGATTCTCATAACCGTACTTGTTGTGCAGATTCCTTTTGAGCTGACTATTCTCTGCCTTCAGCTCTTGTAACTCCATGACACGTTTCAAAAGCATCAAAACCTCAGAACCGTTAAATGGCTTCATGAGATAATCATAGGCGCCTGCCTTCATCGCGTCTACTGCAGTAGACACAGTAGCATATCCCGTAATTACGATACACTGCAGATCAGAGTCTATCCCCTTTACATTCTTAATAACATCTATACCGCTCATCACAGGCATCATAAGGTCAGTAATTACTATATTATATTTTCCCTTGTTTACTTCGTCTATGGCTGAATGACCGTCAGCTACAGCCGTCACATTGTAGTCATTCATGGAGAGGAGGGTAACCATAGTCTCCCGGATATCCGCATCGTCATCTACCAAGAGTATACGTGGGGACTTCATGAAATTATCTTACAAATGATTGACACTAATGTCAACATTTATATGGTTGACATTTTTTTATCTTTTATGTTAAATGGGTAGCACATGGAAAATGATAGCATTGTAATTGTTGGGCGAAACACTGGTTTCGCTGAATTAAGAAAATCATGGGGAGAGAAAGGCATTGAAGTAACACTTATCAAAGATGCTCATGAGGCAAAAAAAAGAATTGGTAAAACCCCATGCAGTCTCGTTGGGCTTGCCCCGGATACATTCAACACATTTGTTTCTCAAAGCGCCCCAACCACCGTCTCTCTTAAGGATTACATAGAAAAAAGGCTTCATGACTTTATCAAACGATTCAAGTCATCAGAAGGGTCAAATCTGTATTATACACTTCTGCGTGAGATCGAGAAACCGCTCATTACAATGGTGCTCAAAGAAACCAAGGGAAATCAATTAGAGGCAGCCCATATACTCGGATTAAACAGGAATACCCTCAGAAAAAAGATAAAAGAGTTAAATATATCCCTTGACAAAATCAAATAAAGTCTGTTAATCTGTCCCCTGTTTTTTTTCACCGGAGGCAACTCAATGACAAAAGCTGAACTAACGGATAAGATAGCTATTTCCGCAGGCATAAGCAGGACAGCAGCATCAAACGCGCTGAATTCCATGCTTGAAAATATAACAAAGACCCTGCAGAAGGGGCAGAAAGTAACACTGGTCGGGTTTGGTACATTCTCAGTTCAACAGAGGAAGGCTCGCTCAGGCCGGAACCCTAAGACTGGCGAAGAGATTAAGATACCTGCAAGTAAATTACCTAAATTCACAGCCGGCACAGTCCTCAAAAATTCCCTAAAGTAGTTTTTTTATTGTTCCAGTTCCAGGACTGTGTTGCAATTCATGCATAGATACCCCTCGCCGTCTGCCATGCGGCAAGTCTCAGAAAGATATCTCATCTCATATACCATCCCGCACTTACTGCACGTAATCTGATGTCTTAACGAAGAATCAGGACTTTCAAACGCTGTACCATCTGTCTTATCATTGTCTGACACATCAACCTCCGTATCATTCTTATGTTACTCATTGCTAAATACTCATTACTCATTGCTTCTTATACTAACACTGCCCCCTTACTCCCTGATGTGACCATCCTCGCATACCGTCCGAGCCACCCCTTCTCAATCTTTGGCGCAGGCTGTTTCCACTCTGCCCTTCGTCTTACAAGTTCATCCTCACTGATCTTTACATCGAGAACCCTCTTGTTGATGTCAATACTGATAATATCCCCGTCTTTGATCAGGGCTATCGGTCCACCCTCTGCTGCCTCGGGTGATACATGGCCAATACATGCACCGCGCGTACCTCCTGAAAACCTCCCGTCAGTAATTAGCGCCACTTTATCCCCAAGCCCCATACCCATGATATTCGCTGTTGGAGCAAGCATCTCCTGCATACCCGGCCCTCCCTTGGGACCTTCAAAACGGATGATAACTACATGTCCCTCTTTAACCTTTCCCTCAAGTATACCTGCACATGCCTCTTCCTGTGACTCAAAGACAATAGCAGGCCCCTCATGCCTCAGCATAACCGGGGCCACCCCGGCAGTTTTCACTACCGCCCCTTCAGGTGCAAGATTACCAAACAGAATGGCAAGACCACCGTCTTTACTATATGCATTTTCAACTGGTCTTATGACCTCTTTGTCTTTCAACACAACACCGTCAATGTTTTCGCCAATACTCTTTAGTGTCACACTTTTCTGTCCAAGATCCAGCACCCCGTCTACCTTGCTAAGCTCTTTTAGAATAGCGCTTACCCCCCCGGCATAATGAACATCCTCTATATGCCATTGCGATGACGGACTTACCCTGCATATGTTTGGTACACGGGCCGAGAGTTCATTTATCCTGTTGAGATCATAATTAATACCTGCCTCCCAGGCTATTGCAAGTGTATGCAGGATTGTATTGGTAGAGCCTCCCATGGCCAGGTCTAACGCAAATGCATTATCAATGGCGCCCTTTGTAACAATATCCCGCGGTTTGAGATCAGCCTTAATCAGCGCTATAATCTGTTTTGCGGCCCTGCGTATCAGGTCCTCCCTTTCTCCTGATGTCGCAAGTGCAGTTCCATTGCCAGGGAGGGCAATCCCGAGGGCCTCCATAAGGCAGTTCATCGAGTTTGCAGTAAAGAGCCCGGAGCATGAGCCGCATGTGGGGCAGCCATGGTCTTCGATGTCTTTTAACTCTGTCTCAGATATCCGCCCAGCCCTGAACTCGCCAACACCTTCAAAGACAGAGATCAGGTCAACAACCTTTCCTTTGGAAGTCCTGCCTGCAGCCATAGGCCCGCCGCTCACAAATATTGTGGGGATGTTAACCCTCGTAGCCCCCATAATCATACCCGGGACTATCTTGTCGCAGTTCGGTATGCATACAAGGCCGTCGAGCATATGCGCCTGCGCCATCGTCTCTACTGAGTCAGCAATAAGCTCCCTGCTCGGAAGGGAATAAAGCATTCCCTTATGCCCCATCGCAATCCCGTCATCTACACCTATGGTGTTAAATTCAAACGGTACTCCCCCTGCCTTTCGTATCTCTTCCTTTACAATTCTGCCAAACTCCTGCAAATGGACATGACCGGGAATAATATCAATGTATGAATTAACCACGCCTATAAATGGCTTGTCAAAATCCTCATCCTTTAGACCACAAGCCTTAAGCAGGCTCCTGTGAGGAGCCCTTTCGAAACCCTTCTTTATTGTATCACTGCGCATAATCCCTCTTTCTGTAAGTTATATTTTTTGACATTATAACACTGGATCAATCATCCGGTAAAGACCAAATCCCGGAAAAATTGCCGAGCCTCTACACCTTCACATTCAGGACAGGTATCCCTATCTTCTGCCTCTTATTTTCCCCTTTGAACAATTCCACTTTTCTGACAGGCACATCCCCCCTCTCCCCTTCATGCTGTGACTGCACTCTTGCAGGAAGACTCGATGCGTGCTGAACTGTATGTTTTCCAAACCGGCATGAGAGCTCATCAACAGCGCTGTATATCCTGGCCATCTTCTCTATCCCCGGCACATCATCAAAGAGGGTGTACTGAACAGTGCCGACAGGGATAAGGCCGGCAAGGATAACACCGGTTGACCTGTAGAGTGTACCTCTCCTGTATATCTCCCTGAAGCCCTTTCTGAGCAGGCCGGTAAGCTCTGCCGGAAAGGAGGTGGGGCGATTTAATTTCAGTTCAATCCCTCTGTCCCTGAAATCCTGCATCCTCAAAAATAGAATTAACCTCGACGCTGCAAGTTTATGACGCCTTGCCTTGATGCAGGCGTTCTCAAGGTTTTTGGACAACTGGGCAAAGATAAAGGTCTCATCCATTGACGGAGGGGTAAAGGTCTTCGTCTTGCTGATTGACTTATAACTGCTCTTTGACTCACGTATAACCGGATAGACACTTCTCCCGTTTAACTCATGCCATATCTCCTGATAAGGCTTGGAGAGGTATGCCTTTATGAACTCTTCTTTGCATCCGGCAAATTCAAGGGCAGTTATTACATTAAACTTCCTAAGAAATGCAGAGGTATTAGCCCCTATCCCCCATACCTTGCCAACAGGCAGATTTGAAAGATACCTGTGTATATCTCTCCCGGGAATTACCGTGAGGCCGCCTGGTTTTTTATACTTTGACGCCACCTTGGCAAGTACCTTGGTAAGGCTGACACCTATGGAAACACTTATCCCCAGCTCCCTTGCAACCGTATCCTGTATCCGTCCGGCAATATCTGAATAAGGGCCATGAAAACTCCTCCTCAGGCCG harbors:
- a CDS encoding sigma-54-dependent Fis family transcriptional regulator; the encoded protein is MKSPRILLVDDDADIRETMVTLLSMNDYNVTAVADGHSAIDEVNKGKYNIVITDLMMPVMSGIDVIKNVKGIDSDLQCIVITGYATVSTAVDAMKAGAYDYLMKPFNGSEVLMLLKRVMELQELKAENSQLKRNLHNKYGYENLIGNSEGIQKVCALIEKVAETDSTILILGESGTGKELVARTIHYNSPRKNKPLIPINCGAIPETLLESELFGHEKGAFTGASTTRIGRFELADGGTIFLDEIGDMSPTLQVKLLRVLQQREFERVGGVRTIKVDVRIIAATNIDLENAVNEGKFREDLYYRLNVIPVVVPPLRERIDDIPLLMDHFLKHFNKSKKREIKGFSPEVIDILMTYPWPGNIRELENLVERLVILSSDGTISPDDLPKKFLSHTINSEGALYITLPETGVNLKDVVEEFENNLILQALQKAQGVKNRAAQLLSLNRTTLVEKLKKKKLDYHINA
- a CDS encoding HU family DNA-binding protein, whose product is MTKAELTDKIAISAGISRTAASNALNSMLENITKTLQKGQKVTLVGFGTFSVQQRKARSGRNPKTGEEIKIPASKLPKFTAGTVLKNSLK
- the ilvD gene encoding dihydroxy-acid dehydratase, translating into MRSDTIKKGFERAPHRSLLKACGLKDEDFDKPFIGVVNSYIDIIPGHVHLQEFGRIVKEEIRKAGGVPFEFNTIGVDDGIAMGHKGMLYSLPSRELIADSVETMAQAHMLDGLVCIPNCDKIVPGMIMGATRVNIPTIFVSGGPMAAGRTSKGKVVDLISVFEGVGEFRAGRISETELKDIEDHGCPTCGSCSGLFTANSMNCLMEALGIALPGNGTALATSGEREDLIRRAAKQIIALIKADLKPRDIVTKGAIDNAFALDLAMGGSTNTILHTLAIAWEAGINYDLNRINELSARVPNICRVSPSSQWHIEDVHYAGGVSAILKELSKVDGVLDLGQKSVTLKSIGENIDGVVLKDKEVIRPVENAYSKDGGLAILFGNLAPEGAVVKTAGVAPVMLRHEGPAIVFESQEEACAGILEGKVKEGHVVIIRFEGPKGGPGMQEMLAPTANIMGMGLGDKVALITDGRFSGGTRGACIGHVSPEAAEGGPIALIKDGDIISIDINKRVLDVKISEDELVRRRAEWKQPAPKIEKGWLGRYARMVTSGSKGAVLV
- a CDS encoding DNA polymerase IV, with protein sequence MITIHSWPRAIMHMDADAFFASCEQAIHPELRGRPVITGKERGIVAAASYEAKAMGVERGMRLFEAKKVCPDVVLLPSDYETYSLFSIRMFEILRRFSPDVEEYSIDEVFVDLTGLRRSFHGPYSDIAGRIQDTVARELGISVSIGVSLTKVLAKVASKYKKPGGLTVIPGRDIHRYLSNLPVGKVWGIGANTSAFLRKFNVITALEFAGCKEEFIKAYLSKPYQEIWHELNGRSVYPVIRESKSSYKSISKTKTFTPPSMDETFIFAQLSKNLENACIKARRHKLAASRLILFLRMQDFRDRGIELKLNRPTSFPAELTGLLRKGFREIYRRGTLYRSTGVILAGLIPVGTVQYTLFDDVPGIEKMARIYSAVDELSCRFGKHTVQHASSLPARVQSQHEGERGDVPVRKVELFKGENKRQKIGIPVLNVKV